Proteins encoded in a region of the Streptomyces violaceoruber genome:
- a CDS encoding DUF692 domain-containing protein, with protein MRRLGTGIGWRPEIADAVEEMPGIEWVEAVSENLCPGHLPDSLLRLRERGVTVVPHGVSLGLGGADRPDAGRLAALAERAEVLGSPLVTEHIAFVRAGGALTASPSLEAGHLLPVPRTRDALDVLCENVRVAQAALPVPLAVENIAALVSWPDEELTEGQFLYELADRTGVRLLIDVANLHTNHVNRGEDPAEALAGLPLEAIAYVHVAGGFERDGVWHDSHAHPVARPVLDILTDLASRVAPPGVLLERDENFPSGDELRGEVEAIRVAVEKGRAAATGTGAAAPTSRTGTDAGSGADDAVRQRLGLAQAALLSALVAGTPVPEGFDRVRLGVQARALAGKRADVVGKVAPELPVILGARYRPAFLAYAQDRPMTGGYRRDALDFVAHLLRTAPGDEGPGVRRELREWWLERSGPVPRSARPGARLARATRRVLLRR; from the coding sequence ATGCGACGACTGGGCACCGGCATCGGATGGCGGCCGGAGATCGCGGACGCCGTCGAGGAGATGCCCGGCATCGAGTGGGTCGAGGCCGTGTCCGAGAACCTGTGTCCCGGGCATCTGCCCGACTCGCTGCTGCGGCTGCGCGAGCGCGGCGTGACCGTCGTACCGCACGGGGTCTCGCTGGGGCTCGGCGGCGCGGACCGACCGGACGCGGGACGGCTGGCGGCGCTGGCCGAGCGGGCCGAGGTGCTCGGGTCGCCGCTGGTCACCGAGCACATCGCGTTCGTGCGCGCGGGCGGGGCGCTGACCGCGTCGCCGTCGCTGGAGGCGGGGCACCTGCTGCCCGTGCCGCGCACGCGCGACGCCCTCGACGTGCTGTGCGAGAACGTGCGCGTCGCGCAGGCCGCGCTGCCCGTGCCGCTCGCCGTGGAGAACATCGCCGCGCTCGTCTCGTGGCCGGACGAGGAGCTGACGGAGGGGCAGTTCCTGTACGAGCTGGCCGACCGGACCGGCGTGCGGCTGCTGATCGACGTGGCGAACCTGCACACCAACCACGTCAACCGGGGTGAGGACCCGGCCGAGGCGCTCGCCGGGCTGCCCCTGGAGGCCATCGCCTACGTCCATGTCGCGGGCGGCTTCGAGCGGGACGGCGTCTGGCACGACAGCCACGCCCACCCCGTCGCGCGGCCGGTGCTGGACATCCTGACCGACCTCGCCTCGCGCGTCGCGCCGCCGGGCGTGCTGCTGGAGCGCGACGAGAACTTCCCCTCCGGCGACGAGCTGCGGGGTGAGGTGGAGGCGATCCGCGTCGCCGTGGAGAAGGGGCGGGCGGCGGCCACCGGGACCGGAGCGGCCGCCCCCACCTCGCGCACCGGTACCGACGCGGGCTCCGGCGCCGACGACGCCGTACGGCAGCGGCTCGGGCTGGCGCAGGCCGCGCTGCTGTCCGCGCTGGTCGCGGGGACGCCGGTGCCCGAGGGGTTCGACCGGGTGCGGCTGGGGGTGCAGGCGCGGGCGCTGGCCGGCAAGCGGGCCGACGTGGTCGGCAAGGTCGCGCCCGAGCTGCCGGTGATCCTGGGCGCGCGGTACCGGCCTGCCTTCCTCGCCTACGCGCAGGACCGTCCGATGACCGGCGGCTACCGGCGGGACGCCCTCGACTTCGTCGCACACCTGCTGCGGACGGCGCCCGGGGACGAGGGCCCGGGTGTGCGGCGGGAGTTGCGGGAGTGGTGGCTGGAGCGGTCGGGACCGGTGCCGCGGTCGGCGCGCCCCGGGGCCCGGCTGGCCCGTGCGACCAGGCGTGTTCTGCTGCGCCGCTGA
- a CDS encoding TIGR04222 domain-containing membrane protein — MFWVLFLLSAWAVAGLACLRLCLAAVRAAAVEPGAVVREHTLTLYEAAFLSGGPRRVADLTLVSMARQRRLLLAHTGWATVVDPRGRDDMERSVIGAIGPGGQSRIAPVRAAAAAADAVRSLADRLVGAGLAVPDGGARGIAAGVRRVRVAAVTVCALGLVALALPLPATEPRLLIALWFALPLALTLGCLAITRMEIHPSSRWASPAGQRLVGALVQRADGTADDRTFLTSVAVRGVHAIGEPDLRAAFAHREKYAEDHWERRA, encoded by the coding sequence ATGTTCTGGGTCCTTTTCCTCCTGTCGGCCTGGGCCGTCGCCGGCCTCGCGTGCCTGCGGCTGTGCCTGGCCGCCGTACGCGCGGCGGCCGTGGAACCGGGCGCCGTCGTCCGTGAGCACACGCTGACGCTGTACGAGGCGGCGTTCCTGTCCGGCGGCCCGCGGCGGGTGGCCGACCTGACGCTGGTCTCGATGGCGCGCCAGCGCCGGCTGCTGCTCGCGCACACCGGATGGGCGACCGTCGTGGACCCGCGCGGGCGGGACGACATGGAGCGGTCGGTGATAGGGGCGATAGGCCCGGGCGGACAGTCCCGGATAGCGCCGGTCCGGGCCGCCGCGGCCGCCGCCGACGCGGTACGGAGCCTGGCCGACCGGCTGGTCGGCGCGGGCCTCGCCGTGCCCGACGGCGGTGCCCGGGGGATCGCGGCCGGGGTGCGCCGGGTGCGGGTCGCCGCGGTGACGGTGTGCGCGCTCGGCCTGGTCGCCCTGGCGCTGCCGCTGCCCGCCACCGAACCGCGCCTCCTGATCGCCCTCTGGTTCGCGCTGCCGCTCGCCCTCACCCTGGGCTGCCTGGCCATCACGCGGATGGAGATCCACCCGTCCTCGCGCTGGGCCTCCCCCGCCGGGCAACGGCTGGTCGGCGCCCTCGTGCAGCGGGCCGACGGCACGGCGGACGACCGGACCTTCCTCACCTCGGTCGCCGTGCGCGGCGTGCACGCGATCGGCGAACCGGACCTGCGTGCCGCCTTCGCCCACCGCGAGAAGTACGCCGAGGACCACTGGGAGCGCCGGGCCTGA
- a CDS encoding alpha/beta hydrolase: MRAAALYSAAGSLLLATLTAAPVRAAPPAGPGPAEALGTAVAARRAAAAGVDFGRCPQAEELPDGIRCGTVTVPLDYAHPDGKQVRLTVSRVRATHRDPDGGGREVPGQGALLYNPGGPGASGLYFPLVGMVPEWKRIAAAYDLVGYAPRGVAPSAPLSCQDPGDFFKGPRPAPTRPSDAYKEERAAEAEAYARDCAKRGGEALRHYHSLNNARDLEVVRAALGERRLTFMGASYGTYLGALYAELFPSHVRRMVFDAVVNPDPEQVWYRNNLDQSEAFEDRWDDFKEWVAEHDAVYGLGDTARRVQDSYEEASERLAAEPAGGTVGPAQLQGAFLTAGYYDDYWPHRAEALSAYLKGDPQPLVDQAGTRTAEGAVRSENSNAVYTAVECNDAPWPADFEVWDRDNTRLARRAPFETWDNVWTNLPCAYWQGPRQRPLDVRTAPGELPPTLVLAAERDAATPYEGALELRRRLAGSVLVTERDAGTHGIAGGPNDCVNGHLEAYLLDGRLPARDTSCAPRPEPEPRQTAAPKA; this comes from the coding sequence ATGCGAGCTGCCGCCCTCTACTCGGCCGCCGGGTCCTTGCTGCTGGCCACCCTCACCGCCGCCCCCGTCCGGGCGGCGCCGCCGGCCGGACCCGGACCGGCCGAGGCGCTCGGCACCGCCGTGGCGGCCCGGCGCGCGGCGGCGGCCGGGGTGGACTTCGGCAGGTGCCCGCAGGCGGAGGAGCTGCCGGACGGCATCCGCTGCGGCACCGTGACCGTGCCGCTGGACTACGCCCACCCGGACGGCAAGCAGGTCCGGCTCACCGTCAGCCGGGTGCGGGCCACCCACCGGGACCCGGACGGCGGCGGGCGCGAGGTCCCCGGCCAGGGCGCCCTCCTCTACAACCCGGGCGGCCCCGGCGCCTCCGGGCTGTACTTCCCGCTGGTGGGCATGGTGCCCGAGTGGAAGCGCATCGCCGCCGCCTACGACCTCGTCGGGTACGCCCCGCGCGGGGTCGCGCCCTCCGCGCCGCTGTCCTGCCAGGACCCCGGGGACTTCTTCAAGGGGCCGCGGCCGGCGCCGACGCGGCCCTCGGACGCGTACAAGGAGGAGCGCGCCGCGGAGGCCGAGGCGTACGCGCGCGACTGCGCGAAACGGGGCGGGGAGGCGCTGCGGCACTACCACTCGCTCAACAACGCCCGGGACCTGGAGGTCGTCCGCGCCGCGCTGGGCGAGCGGCGGCTCACGTTCATGGGCGCGTCCTACGGCACCTATCTCGGCGCGCTGTACGCCGAGCTGTTCCCCTCGCACGTGCGGCGGATGGTGTTCGACGCGGTGGTGAATCCGGACCCCGAGCAGGTCTGGTACCGCAACAACCTCGACCAGTCGGAGGCCTTCGAGGACCGCTGGGACGACTTCAAGGAGTGGGTCGCCGAGCACGACGCCGTGTACGGGCTCGGGGACACGGCGAGGCGGGTGCAGGACAGCTACGAGGAGGCGAGCGAGCGGCTGGCGGCGGAGCCGGCGGGCGGCACGGTGGGGCCCGCGCAGCTCCAGGGGGCGTTCCTGACGGCCGGGTACTACGACGACTACTGGCCGCACCGCGCCGAGGCGCTGTCGGCGTACCTGAAGGGCGATCCGCAGCCGCTGGTCGACCAGGCGGGCACCCGGACCGCGGAGGGCGCGGTGCGGTCGGAGAACTCCAACGCCGTGTACACGGCCGTCGAGTGCAACGACGCGCCCTGGCCGGCCGACTTCGAGGTCTGGGACCGGGACAACACCCGGCTGGCCCGCCGGGCGCCGTTCGAGACCTGGGACAACGTGTGGACCAACCTGCCGTGCGCCTACTGGCAGGGGCCCCGGCAGCGACCGCTCGACGTGCGCACCGCGCCGGGCGAGCTGCCGCCGACGCTGGTCCTGGCCGCGGAACGGGACGCGGCGACACCGTACGAGGGTGCGCTGGAACTGCGGCGGCGGCTGGCGGGCTCGGTGCTGGTGACCGAGCGGGACGCCGGGACGCACGGCATCGCGGGCGGGCCGAACGACTGCGTCAACGGCCACCTGGAGGCGTATCTGCTGGACGGCCGCCTCCCGGCGCGGGACACGTCGTGCGCCCCGCGCCCGGAACCGGAGCCACGGCAGACCGCGGCACCGAAGGCCTGA
- the hemQ gene encoding hydrogen peroxide-dependent heme synthase — MSDDASTPAAERIPNKGKLAKDLNEVIRYTLWSVFKLKDTLPEDRAGYADEVQELFDQLAAKDVTIRGTYDLSGLRADADLMIWWHAETADQLQEAYNLFRRTKLGRALEPVWSNMALHRPAEFNRSHIPAFLADETPRNYISVYPFVRSYDWYLLPDEDRRRMLADHGKMARGYPDVRANTVASFSLGDYEWILAFEADELHRIVDLMRHLRGSEARRHVREEIPFYTGRRKDIGELVAGLA, encoded by the coding sequence ATGAGTGACGACGCCTCCACCCCCGCGGCCGAGCGCATCCCGAACAAGGGCAAGCTGGCCAAGGACCTCAACGAGGTCATCCGCTACACCCTCTGGTCCGTCTTCAAGCTCAAGGACACCCTCCCCGAGGACCGCGCCGGGTACGCCGACGAGGTCCAGGAGCTGTTCGACCAGCTCGCCGCGAAGGACGTGACGATCCGCGGCACCTACGACCTGTCCGGGCTGCGCGCGGACGCCGACCTGATGATCTGGTGGCACGCCGAGACCGCCGACCAGCTCCAGGAGGCGTACAACCTCTTCCGCCGCACGAAGCTCGGGCGGGCGCTGGAGCCGGTCTGGTCGAACATGGCGCTGCACCGCCCCGCCGAGTTCAACCGCTCGCACATCCCGGCCTTCCTGGCCGACGAGACGCCGCGGAACTACATCAGCGTCTACCCGTTCGTGCGCTCGTACGACTGGTACCTGCTGCCCGACGAGGACCGCCGCCGCATGCTCGCCGACCACGGCAAGATGGCCCGCGGCTACCCGGACGTGCGCGCCAACACGGTCGCCTCCTTCTCGCTGGGCGACTACGAGTGGATCCTCGCCTTCGAGGCCGACGAGCTGCACCGCATCGTCGACCTCATGCGCCACCTGCGCGGCTCCGAGGCGCGTCGCCACGTCCGCGAGGAGATCCCGTTCTACACCGGGCGCCGCAAGGACATCGGCGAGCTGGTCGCCGGGCTCGCCTAG
- the hemG gene encoding protoporphyrinogen oxidase — protein sequence MSASETPAGEFPPEQEPGHVVVVGAGIAGLAAAHRLLEAGARVTVLEASGRVGGKLLPGEIAGVRVDLGAESMLARRPEAVGLARAAGLADRLQPPSTATASLWTRGALRPMPKGHVMGVPGTAAALSGVLSEEGLARIERDAELPRTEVGDDVAVGEYVAARLGREVVDRLVEPLLGGVYAGDAYRISLRSAVPQLFEAARTHTSLTEAVRALQGRTATSPPSGPVFMGIEGGIGTLPPAVADSVRARGGEIVTQAPVTELRRTASDGWRIVAGDRVLHAGAVVVAVPAGPAAELLRAEAPAAAAELSAVEYASMALVTLAYRRSEAAALPEGSGFLVPPVDGHTIKASTFASRKWGWIADEDPDLVVLRTSVGRYGDTEILGRDDAGLVAVSRHDLAEATGLTAAPVATRVTRWQDGLPQYPVGHHARVARVREHVAKLPGLAVCGAAYDGVGIPASIASAYAAADQIRGDLGGVEELTAHPVQSLHGGAGE from the coding sequence ATGAGCGCAAGTGAGACCCCGGCGGGCGAGTTCCCACCGGAACAGGAACCCGGACACGTAGTCGTCGTCGGAGCCGGCATCGCCGGACTGGCCGCCGCCCACCGCCTCCTGGAGGCCGGCGCCCGGGTGACCGTCCTGGAGGCGTCCGGCCGGGTCGGCGGCAAGCTGCTGCCCGGCGAGATCGCCGGCGTACGCGTCGACCTCGGTGCCGAGTCGATGCTGGCCCGCCGCCCCGAGGCCGTCGGCCTGGCCCGCGCGGCCGGACTCGCCGACCGCCTCCAGCCGCCGTCCACCGCGACCGCCTCCCTGTGGACCCGCGGCGCCCTGCGCCCCATGCCCAAGGGCCACGTCATGGGCGTCCCCGGCACCGCCGCCGCCCTGTCCGGCGTGCTCTCCGAGGAGGGCCTCGCCCGCATCGAGCGCGACGCCGAGCTGCCCCGCACCGAGGTCGGCGACGACGTGGCCGTGGGGGAGTACGTCGCCGCGCGCCTCGGCCGCGAGGTCGTCGACCGCCTCGTCGAGCCGCTCCTGGGCGGCGTCTACGCGGGCGACGCCTACCGCATCTCGCTCCGCTCGGCCGTGCCGCAGCTCTTCGAGGCCGCCCGCACCCACACCTCGCTCACCGAGGCGGTCCGCGCCCTCCAGGGCCGCACGGCCACCTCACCGCCGAGCGGCCCGGTCTTCATGGGCATCGAGGGCGGCATCGGCACCCTCCCGCCCGCCGTCGCCGACTCGGTCCGCGCGCGCGGCGGCGAGATCGTCACCCAGGCGCCCGTCACCGAGCTGCGCCGCACCGCGTCCGACGGCTGGCGGATCGTCGCCGGCGACCGGGTGCTGCACGCCGGCGCGGTCGTCGTCGCCGTCCCGGCCGGGCCCGCCGCCGAGCTGCTGCGCGCCGAGGCGCCCGCCGCCGCGGCCGAGCTGTCCGCGGTGGAGTACGCCTCGATGGCCCTGGTCACCCTCGCCTACCGCCGCTCGGAGGCCGCCGCGCTCCCCGAGGGCAGCGGCTTCCTCGTACCGCCGGTCGACGGGCACACCATCAAGGCGTCCACCTTCGCCTCCCGCAAGTGGGGCTGGATCGCCGACGAGGACCCGGACCTGGTCGTCCTGCGCACCTCGGTGGGCCGGTACGGCGACACGGAGATCCTCGGCCGCGACGACGCGGGACTCGTCGCCGTCTCCCGGCACGACCTGGCCGAGGCCACCGGCCTGACCGCCGCGCCCGTCGCCACCCGCGTCACCCGTTGGCAGGACGGCCTGCCGCAGTACCCCGTCGGCCACCACGCGCGCGTGGCCCGCGTCCGCGAGCACGTCGCGAAGCTCCCCGGCCTCGCGGTGTGCGGCGCGGCGTACGACGGCGTCGGCATCCCGGCCAGCATCGCGAGCGCGTACGCGGCCGCCGACCAGATCCGGGGCGACCTCGGCGGTGTGGAGGAGCTCACGGCCCACCCGGTGCAGAGCCTGCACGGCGGAGCGGGAGAATAG
- a CDS encoding DUF4349 domain-containing protein produces MMQARRQATGRTAAPRSVPPARALAGLLLVTALALTGCSASDAGSDAGGNAKAAAPQQGSQAAGSQADGTTGAAGEGGSDGAGASAPPKLAPAHIIRTVSLSVQVKDTPRALDAARTATENAGGYVGDESTTRDAEGHERTEVTLRVPVERYEDVLDDLEGAGKLLRRDAKAEDVTDQVVDVDSRVKSQRASVARVRELMDRATRLSDVVSLEGELSTRQAELEALLARQAALKDRTSLATITLSLSETPVKHEEKKEDEDPGFTDALAGGWDAFVAMLRWVAVVLGAVAPFAAMAALLALLWLRVARPRLPRRPKGPRGAEPGARD; encoded by the coding sequence ATGATGCAGGCACGACGGCAGGCGACAGGAAGAACCGCGGCCCCGAGGTCCGTGCCACCCGCCCGCGCCCTGGCCGGCCTGTTGCTGGTCACGGCGCTCGCCCTCACCGGATGCAGTGCCTCGGACGCCGGCTCCGACGCGGGCGGCAACGCCAAGGCCGCCGCGCCGCAGCAGGGCTCGCAGGCGGCGGGCTCGCAGGCCGACGGCACGACGGGCGCGGCGGGTGAGGGCGGATCCGACGGCGCCGGTGCGAGCGCGCCGCCGAAGCTCGCTCCGGCCCACATCATCCGCACCGTCTCCCTGAGCGTTCAGGTCAAGGACACGCCCAGGGCGCTCGACGCGGCCCGCACCGCGACCGAGAACGCCGGCGGCTACGTCGGCGACGAGTCCACCACCCGTGACGCGGAGGGCCACGAGCGGACCGAGGTGACGCTGCGCGTGCCCGTGGAGCGCTACGAGGACGTGCTCGACGATCTGGAGGGCGCCGGGAAGCTGCTGCGGCGCGACGCGAAGGCGGAGGACGTCACCGACCAGGTGGTGGACGTGGACAGCCGCGTCAAGTCGCAGCGGGCGAGTGTGGCCCGGGTCCGCGAGCTGATGGACCGGGCGACGCGGCTGAGCGACGTGGTGAGCCTGGAGGGCGAGCTGAGCACCCGTCAGGCGGAGCTGGAGGCGCTGCTCGCCCGGCAGGCGGCCCTGAAGGACCGCACGAGCCTGGCCACCATCACCCTCTCCCTGTCGGAGACGCCGGTGAAGCACGAGGAGAAGAAGGAGGACGAGGACCCGGGGTTCACGGACGCGCTGGCCGGCGGCTGGGACGCCTTCGTGGCGATGCTGCGCTGGGTGGCGGTGGTGCTCGGCGCGGTGGCGCCGTTCGCCGCGATGGCCGCGCTGCTCGCGCTGCTGTGGCTGCGGGTCGCACGCCCCCGGCTGCCGCGCCGTCCGAAGGGGCCGCGCGGTGCGGAGCCCGGGGCGCGGGACTGA
- a CDS encoding FAD-dependent oxidoreductase, which produces MNMSAGDGKSERLVVIGGDAAGMSAASQARRLKGPDELEIVAFERGHFSSFSACGIPYWVGGDVTGRDALIARTPEEHRARDIDLRMRTEVTEIDVAGGRVRARDVDSGARSWVSYDKLVIGTGARPVRPELPGIDAPGVHGVQTLDDGQALLDTLTRTRGRRAVVVGAGYIGVEMAEALINRGYEVTVVNRGREPMSTLDPDMGRMVHGAMEGLGITMVNDAEVTGVLTGDDGRVRAVATEDAEFPADVVVLGIGVRPETGLAAAAGLPLGAHGGLLTDLAMRVRGHENIWAGGDCVEVLDLVSGQERHIPLGTHANKHGQVVGTNVGGGYATFPGVVGTAVSKVCDLEIARTGLREKDALRAGLRFVTSTVESTSRAGYYPNASPMTVKMLAERRTGRLLGVQIVGREGAGKRVDIAAVALTAGMTVEQMTALDLGYAPPFSPVWDPVLVAARKAAREVEQQR; this is translated from the coding sequence ATGAACATGAGCGCTGGGGACGGGAAGAGCGAGCGGCTGGTCGTGATCGGCGGCGACGCCGCGGGCATGTCCGCGGCGTCGCAGGCGCGCCGGCTGAAGGGCCCGGACGAGCTGGAGATCGTGGCGTTCGAGCGCGGTCACTTCAGCTCGTTCTCGGCGTGCGGCATCCCGTACTGGGTCGGCGGCGACGTGACCGGTCGGGACGCGCTGATCGCGCGCACGCCCGAGGAGCACCGCGCCCGGGACATCGACCTCAGGATGCGCACCGAGGTCACGGAGATCGACGTGGCCGGCGGTCGGGTACGCGCGCGTGACGTCGATTCCGGGGCTCGGTCCTGGGTGTCGTACGACAAGCTCGTGATCGGGACCGGGGCGCGGCCGGTCCGGCCGGAGCTGCCGGGCATCGACGCGCCCGGCGTGCACGGGGTGCAGACGCTGGACGACGGGCAGGCGCTGCTCGACACGCTGACACGCACGCGCGGCCGTCGCGCGGTGGTCGTCGGCGCCGGGTACATCGGCGTGGAGATGGCCGAGGCGCTGATCAACCGCGGTTACGAGGTGACGGTCGTCAACCGCGGCCGGGAGCCGATGTCGACGCTGGACCCGGACATGGGCCGCATGGTGCACGGGGCGATGGAGGGTCTCGGCATCACCATGGTCAACGACGCCGAGGTCACCGGGGTGCTGACCGGGGACGACGGCCGGGTCCGGGCGGTGGCGACCGAGGACGCCGAGTTCCCGGCGGACGTGGTGGTGCTCGGCATCGGTGTGCGCCCCGAGACGGGGCTCGCCGCGGCGGCGGGGCTGCCGCTCGGCGCGCACGGCGGGCTGCTGACCGACCTCGCGATGCGGGTGCGCGGGCACGAGAACATCTGGGCGGGCGGCGACTGCGTGGAGGTGCTCGACCTGGTCTCCGGCCAGGAGCGGCACATTCCGCTGGGTACGCACGCCAACAAGCACGGGCAGGTCGTCGGCACCAACGTCGGCGGCGGCTACGCGACCTTCCCGGGCGTGGTCGGCACGGCGGTCAGCAAGGTCTGCGACCTGGAGATCGCGCGGACCGGCCTGAGGGAGAAGGACGCGCTGCGGGCGGGGCTGCGTTTCGTGACGTCGACCGTCGAGTCCACCAGCCGGGCGGGCTACTACCCGAACGCGTCCCCCATGACGGTGAAGATGCTGGCCGAGCGGCGCACCGGGCGGCTGCTCGGCGTGCAGATCGTCGGCCGTGAGGGCGCGGGCAAGCGGGTCGACATCGCCGCGGTGGCCCTCACGGCCGGGATGACGGTCGAGCAGATGACCGCCCTGGACCTCGGTTACGCGCCGCCCTTCTCACCGGTGTGGGACCCGGTGCTGGTGGCCGCCCGCAAGGCGGCGAGGGAGGTCGAGCAGCAGCGCTGA
- a CDS encoding rhomboid family intramembrane serine protease has translation MVIPVHDVNPARRTPWVTYALILANVLVFLFTPGMAGSASGDGSLAQMCDLQAFLDHWAAVPQELLQHRMPRLVPTGAVGVGPQGPGCVVAPPGYDKSPELSVLTAMFLHGGWLHLLGNMLFLWIFGNNVEDRMGHVPFLLFYGVCGYAATYGFALLDADSGAPLIGASGAIAGVLGAYLVLYPRARVWVLVPFLVFLPLRLPAWLVLGFWFGLQAVYSSGGAVSDAGTVAYVAHVVGFVAGMLIAWPLRRGTPRPPQPPGLLFGRRARPGW, from the coding sequence GTGGTCATCCCCGTCCATGACGTGAACCCGGCGCGCCGCACCCCGTGGGTGACGTACGCCCTGATCCTCGCGAACGTCCTGGTGTTCCTGTTCACCCCCGGCATGGCCGGATCCGCGTCGGGCGACGGCAGTCTCGCGCAGATGTGTGACCTCCAGGCCTTCCTGGACCACTGGGCGGCGGTGCCGCAGGAGCTGCTCCAGCACCGGATGCCCCGCCTGGTGCCCACCGGCGCCGTGGGGGTCGGCCCGCAGGGGCCCGGCTGCGTGGTCGCGCCGCCCGGCTACGACAAGTCGCCGGAGCTGAGCGTCCTGACGGCGATGTTCCTGCACGGCGGCTGGCTGCACCTGCTGGGCAACATGCTCTTCCTGTGGATCTTCGGCAACAACGTCGAGGACCGGATGGGCCACGTCCCCTTCCTGCTCTTCTACGGCGTCTGCGGCTACGCGGCGACCTACGGCTTCGCGCTTCTCGACGCCGACTCGGGTGCCCCGCTGATCGGTGCGTCGGGTGCGATCGCCGGGGTGCTCGGCGCCTATCTGGTGCTGTATCCGAGGGCTCGCGTCTGGGTGCTGGTGCCCTTCCTGGTCTTCCTGCCGCTGCGGCTGCCGGCCTGGCTGGTGCTGGGCTTCTGGTTCGGGCTCCAGGCGGTCTACTCCTCCGGCGGCGCCGTGTCCGACGCGGGCACGGTGGCGTACGTGGCGCACGTCGTCGGCTTCGTCGCCGGCATGCTGATCGCCTGGCCGCTGCGCCGGGGCACCCCGCGCCCGCCGCAGCCGCCCGGGCTGCTGTTCGGGCGGCGGGCGCGGCCGGGGTGGTGA
- a CDS encoding MFS transporter, giving the protein MTRLHDPFRRGQLAIAALFLSLGFQYATWAARIPAIKADLDLSAAEVGVLLMAAGVGAAVSFPAVAWLMRRMGSRRLALLSQLGLALLLLALAAAPNYPVALLVMCADGVLVGCLNVAMNAQGAALETRHERNTMARLHAVFSAGSLLAALLASGMTAATGSVAAHFGVAVVLLAALGVTARTGLLDEDATADDGAAADAPADAGPKPGRRRWTVPSRLTLWMCCAMVFGTVAEGAMNDWSALYLKDIAEASAELAPLGIAVVSGMMVVARLFADGWRGRWGDGRVVLLGSAVAAAGLAVALVSGGVAPALAGFACMGLGIAAVTPCVYAAAARQGSDALTLVAAMGTTGLLAGPPLIGFIAGASNLAWGMGAVAASAGAVALCSTRISWTEPAPAAQSEATPA; this is encoded by the coding sequence GTGACCCGTCTCCACGACCCCTTCCGGCGCGGCCAACTGGCGATCGCCGCGCTGTTCCTGTCCCTCGGCTTCCAGTACGCCACGTGGGCCGCGCGGATCCCCGCCATCAAGGCCGACCTCGACCTGAGCGCGGCCGAGGTGGGGGTGCTCCTGATGGCCGCGGGGGTCGGCGCGGCGGTGTCCTTCCCGGCGGTGGCCTGGCTGATGCGCCGGATGGGCTCGCGGCGCCTCGCCCTGCTGTCCCAGCTGGGCCTGGCCCTGCTGCTGCTCGCCCTGGCGGCGGCGCCCAACTACCCGGTGGCCCTGCTGGTGATGTGCGCCGACGGCGTCCTCGTCGGCTGCCTGAACGTGGCCATGAACGCGCAGGGCGCCGCCCTGGAGACACGGCACGAACGCAACACGATGGCGCGGCTGCACGCCGTCTTCAGCGCCGGCTCCCTGCTCGCGGCCCTGCTCGCCTCCGGCATGACCGCCGCCACCGGATCGGTCGCGGCGCACTTCGGTGTCGCCGTCGTCCTGCTCGCCGCACTGGGCGTGACGGCGCGCACCGGACTGCTCGACGAGGACGCCACGGCCGACGACGGGGCCGCGGCCGACGCCCCGGCCGACGCCGGCCCGAAGCCGGGCCGCCGCCGCTGGACCGTCCCCTCGCGCCTGACCCTGTGGATGTGCTGCGCCATGGTCTTCGGCACGGTCGCCGAGGGCGCCATGAACGACTGGTCCGCCCTCTACCTGAAGGACATCGCCGAGGCCTCGGCGGAACTCGCCCCGCTCGGCATCGCCGTGGTGTCCGGGATGATGGTCGTCGCCCGCCTCTTCGCCGACGGCTGGCGCGGCCGCTGGGGCGACGGCCGGGTCGTCCTGCTGGGCAGCGCCGTGGCCGCCGCCGGTCTCGCCGTCGCCCTGGTCAGCGGCGGCGTCGCCCCGGCGCTCGCGGGCTTCGCCTGCATGGGCCTGGGCATCGCGGCCGTGACCCCCTGCGTCTACGCCGCCGCCGCCCGGCAGGGCTCGGACGCGCTGACCCTGGTTGCCGCCATGGGCACCACGGGGCTGCTGGCCGGCCCGCCGCTCATCGGCTTCATCGCCGGCGCGAGCAACCTGGCGTGGGGCATGGGCGCCGTGGCCGCCTCGGCGGGCGCCGTCGCCCTGTGCAGCACCCGGATCAGCTGGACCGAACCGGCCCCCGCCGCGCAGAGCGAGGCGACCCCCGCCTGA